One Perognathus longimembris pacificus isolate PPM17 chromosome 2, ASM2315922v1, whole genome shotgun sequence DNA segment encodes these proteins:
- the Prr15 gene encoding proline-rich protein 15, with the protein MADSGGTGSSSPWWKSLTNTKKKTKESTMGAQAPAPPPTDPELEDPLSPSPDWTSSSQENQHPNVLGGTGETLKPDKLCGEKSGNSRRNLKISRSGRFKEKRKVRATLLPEGDRSPEEADFPVEQQENKQ; encoded by the coding sequence ATGGCAGACAGCGGAGGCACCGGCAGCTCCAGCCCCTGGTGGAAATCGCTAACCAACACCAAGAAGAAAACCAAGGAAAGCACCATGGGGGCGCAGGCTCCAGCACCGCCGCCGACCGACCCTGAGCTCGAAGATCCCCTTTCTCCCAGCCCAGACTGGACTAGCAGCTCCCAAGAGAACCAGCATCCCAATGTCCTCGGGGGCACTGGTGAGACCCTCAAGCCAGACAAGTTATGTGGGGAGAAATCAGGCAACAGCCGCCGCAATTTGAAGATCTCTCGTTCTGGTCGCTTtaaggagaagaggaaagtgCGTGCCACTCTGCTCCCAGAGGGAGACAGGTCCCCAGAGGAGGCCGACTTCCCTGTGGAGCAGCAGGAGAACAAGCAATAG